GTCCGAATTCTCGAAAGTGTGTCATCACCCAGACATCATTAATTCTCGCCCACAACATTTCCGATCGGGCCACTAACCTCTTCTGATCGGCACCGAGTTGTTCAATCCTAGTCGTCACATAGTCCCGCGTAGGATCGAGCCACAGTTGCATTGGAACAGCATAATGGGCTCCCTCTTGCCGCGGCAGCAGAACTTTGATTCGCCACTGCGTGTCTTCTTTCTCCGACTCTAATATCTCTGCATTCGCAAATGCCTCTTTCAACGCGGCGTGGCTCGACATCCATTGTTGCAATCGATGCGTTGGCTCCGGGTAAAAGCCAAGCGACTGGACATGAAACGGAATAATGCCTCGCTCTGGGATATTCAGATCGGTCGGATCTACCACAACCACGCTACGACCGGCCCGCGCACTGTATTGATGCTCGGAAGTTTCGAGGAAGGCAGAATCGAGGCCTTCTTCGAGGAAATATCCCGGAAGTCGATCATCAAACACGAGCTCTAATCGATCCTCAGAAACGGGCGTCGAAAGTCGACTCGTACGCTCGCGATCTGGTGAGAACCCGTCAATCGAACACCGCCCGCTTACCAGCCGATCGCGTGTTTCAAACATCCGCTTGATCGCTTCTTTCGCGTCGATCTCTTCCGCGTGGGCATGGATAGTGAAGAGTAGTCCCAGAAGCAGGCAGCCGGTTACGACTGCGATTTGGTTCCTGACCATAACCGATTCTCCAAGATTCGTTGATATGCGGTGCCTGCTAGTCCCTCCGTTATAGGGGGCGAGCCAATCGAAAGCAAACTTATAATTTGGCACCCGAACGATTCCACTTAGCTAAGCCCGTCGCCACAGTGAGTACGCCCAGTGACAACCTTTCTTGTAGACAAATTGGTCGGGCCGCGGGTGATGAATTGGGGCCTGAAGATGCTCAATTTTGGTGCCTACGAAGCGGACGATTCCCCGATGATGGCGACCGTGATGCGGGCCGAACTGGATCAGCTCGTCGTAGAACGAACACTCATCGCCAGTAGTGACATCGAGCAGCCCTTTTTCAACGGTCTGAAGTCCATCGAATTTCTCATAATGCGTCCCTTCGATGCGGAACCATCGCTTGCTATACCAAGCTTGAAAGAAGGGGCCCTTCTTACCGTTCTCTCCGTAACGAACGATCTGCCAAGATCCTTGCAGCTCTGATAGCGTAGCCCCCTGAAATCGCTCATTGCGGATCCATTTTCGCTGGGAGCCCCTGGTTTGTTACGTCCCGATTATCCTGAAATAGCGAGGACAATTCTCACTTAAACTAGGCAAGTCTGTCAAATTGCGAGTTCCTTATCCCATCTGGACGAAACCTACCGTTATCCCTTACGCTGTAAAGCTTTGCCATAAACATAATTCGACCATAATCCTCTAGCGGACAATCCGTGGGAGCGCATGAATGTCTGACTCGAAATCGACGCCCAGCAATGTTTTTAACGTTGATACGGTGCGTGCCCTTGTCGAGCTGATGAAGCAGCACGACTTGAGTGAAGTGGACCTACGTGAAGGGGATCAGAAGATCTCGCTGAAACGTGGCAGCCAAGCCCCAATTTATGCCGCACCAGCTCCGATGCCGGTTGCCCCCATGCCGCAAGCCGCAGCACCCGCTCCGGCCGCAGCCCCGGCAGCCTCCGGTGGTGGCGAAGCAACTGCCGCGTCCGATTCCCACTTGGTGGCCATCAAAAGCCCGATGGTCGGAACGTTCTACTTGCGACCGAAACCCGAATCCGATCCGTTTGTTCGCGTCGGCGATCACGTCTCGGAAGATACGGTCGTCTGCATCATCGAAGCGATGAAGGTTTTCAACGACATCAAGGCGGAAATCTCTGGCAAGGTTGTCAAAATTTTGGTCAAGAACGAAGAGCCGGTCGAATATGGCCAGCCGATGTTCATGGTCGATCCGCAAGGTTAAGCAACTCCTCACTTCACCTTTCCACAGGGAAGGGGACCTGACACCGACGCATGTACAATCGAATTCTGATCGCCAATCGTGGCGAGATTGCTCTCCGTATTATCCGTGCTTGTAAAGAACTAGGCATCGAAACGGTCGCTATCTTCAGCGAAGCCGACCGAGACGCTGCCTATTTGAAACTGGCGGACGAAGCCTACTGCGTAGGTCCCGCTAAAAGCGCGCAAAGCTATTTAAAAATCGACCGCGTCATCAGCGCGGCCGAAGTCGGCAACGTCGAAGCGATTCATCCCGGTTACGGGTTCCTTGCTGAGAACGCTGAGTTCAACGACATTTGCCGCAGTTGCAACATCGACTTCATCGGTCCCACGCCGGAAGCGATGGCCAAGCTGGGCGATAAGAACACCGCTCGCTCGATGGCTCGCGAAGCCAACGTGCCCGTGGTGCCTGGTAGTGGCGGTTTGATCGAAGACGAAGACGAAGCGCTGAAGATCGCGCACGAGATCGGCTTTCCCGTTCTGATCAAAGCAACCGCCGGTGGTGGTGGTCGCGGGATGCGTGTTGCAGCGAACGACCTGGTGCTCAAGAACGCCCTCAACCAGGCTCAAACCGAAGCGGCTGCGGCGTTCGGTAACGCAGGCGTGTACATCGAAAAGTACGTAGAGCATCCTCGCCACGTTGAAGTGCAGGTCATCGCCGACCATCACGGCAACGCGGTGCACTTGTTCGAGCGTGAATGCAGTACGCAACGTCGTCACCAGAAGCTGATTGAAGAGAGCCCGGCTCCGAACCTTTCGCCTGAAACACGCGAAGCGATCTGCTCGGCGGCGGTGCGGATGATTCAAGCGGCCGAATACCAGAACGCTGGTACGGTTGAGTTCATCGTCGATAAGGACGAGAACTTCTACTTCATCGAAGTGAACGCTCGTATTCAGGTCGAACACTGCGTGACCGAAATGGTAACCGGTATCGACTTGATCCAAGCACAAATCCGCGTCGCTTCGGGCGAACCGCTTCCTTGGAAGCAGGAAGATATCAAGCTGCAAGGGG
The Blastopirellula marina genome window above contains:
- the accB gene encoding acetyl-CoA carboxylase biotin carboxyl carrier protein, with protein sequence MSDSKSTPSNVFNVDTVRALVELMKQHDLSEVDLREGDQKISLKRGSQAPIYAAPAPMPVAPMPQAAAPAPAAAPAASGGGEATAASDSHLVAIKSPMVGTFYLRPKPESDPFVRVGDHVSEDTVVCIIEAMKVFNDIKAEISGKVVKILVKNEEPVEYGQPMFMVDPQG
- the accC gene encoding acetyl-CoA carboxylase biotin carboxylase subunit; its protein translation is MYNRILIANRGEIALRIIRACKELGIETVAIFSEADRDAAYLKLADEAYCVGPAKSAQSYLKIDRVISAAEVGNVEAIHPGYGFLAENAEFNDICRSCNIDFIGPTPEAMAKLGDKNTARSMAREANVPVVPGSGGLIEDEDEALKIAHEIGFPVLIKATAGGGGRGMRVAANDLVLKNALNQAQTEAAAAFGNAGVYIEKYVEHPRHVEVQVIADHHGNAVHLFERECSTQRRHQKLIEESPAPNLSPETREAICSAAVRMIQAAEYQNAGTVEFIVDKDENFYFIEVNARIQVEHCVTEMVTGIDLIQAQIRVASGEPLPWKQEDIKLQGAAIECRINAEDADRNFMPCPGKINQLIVPGGPGVRFDSHVYSGYTVPPHYDSMIGKLLVHRASRPEAIRCMLRALDEIRTDGITTTANFHKKVLNHSAFAEGKIDTTFVERTWFS